One genomic region from Candidatus Polarisedimenticolia bacterium encodes:
- the xrtH gene encoding exosortase H: protein MRRFVFLFALYLLAGNLLLLLPPVKEWFVEPWTALNARWAVELSRWGGASLQAAGTVVKTESGSVSVKPGCNGVHALVLCASAILAFPAPWTRRLIGLVMAAVGVFGLNLVRLVNLFYVARYHPESLEFFHVYVWQTLIALLSFGIFLGWGRFLASSASETPTGDGA, encoded by the coding sequence GTGCGACGATTTGTTTTCCTCTTCGCCCTGTATCTGTTGGCCGGCAATCTGCTCCTTCTCCTGCCGCCTGTCAAGGAGTGGTTCGTCGAGCCCTGGACCGCCCTGAACGCTCGATGGGCCGTGGAGCTCTCGCGCTGGGGAGGGGCAAGCTTGCAAGCGGCCGGAACCGTGGTCAAGACGGAGTCCGGGAGCGTCTCGGTGAAGCCGGGGTGCAACGGGGTTCACGCGCTGGTGCTCTGCGCCTCGGCCATTCTCGCTTTCCCCGCGCCCTGGACTCGCCGGCTCATCGGACTGGTGATGGCTGCGGTCGGGGTGTTCGGCTTGAATCTCGTCCGGCTCGTCAACCTGTTTTACGTCGCTCGATACCACCCGGAATCCTTGGAATTCTTCCACGTCTACGTCTGGCAGACGCTCATTGCGCTCCTTTCCTTCGGCATCTTCCTCGGCTGGGGGAGGTTCCTTGCCAGCAGTGCATCCGAAACTCCGACCGGAGATGGTGCATAG